The following proteins are encoded in a genomic region of Gavia stellata isolate bGavSte3 unplaced genomic scaffold, bGavSte3.hap2 HAP2_SCAFFOLD_42, whole genome shotgun sequence:
- the LOC132321469 gene encoding olfactory receptor 14I1-like: MSNSSSISQFLLLAFTDTRELQLLHFCLFLGIYLAALLGNGLIITAIACDHHLHSPMYFFLLNLSLLDLGSISTTLPKAMANSLWDTRAISYSGCAAQVFFITFLMSAEFFLLTVMSYNRYVAICKPL; the protein is encoded by the coding sequence atgtccaacagcagctccatcagccagttcctcctcctggcattcacAGACAcgagggagctgcagctcttgcacttctgcctcttcctgggcatctacctggctgccctcctgggcaatggcctcatcatcaccgccatagcctgcgaccaccacctccacagccccatgtacttcttcctcctcaacctctccctcctcgacctgggctccatctccaccactctccccaaagccatggccaattccctctgggacaccagggccatctcctactcaggatgtgctgcccaggtatttttcattacatttttgatgtcagcagaattttttctgCTCACTGTCATGTCCTACAAccgctacgttgccatctgcaaacccctg